The sequence GATGCAGCGTCCTATGGATATCTACGCGGAAAAACGGGTACAGGAGACATTGAAGCAGGAATTTGCCTACGTATTCACTGATGATAAATATCCGGGCATTCCGGAAATGACCCTTCATACCATATCAGAGAAACCATTTCTTGTCAACAATGAGATCCCTATCACTCCTATACGGGCCATGCATCTGGAATTACCTGTCCTGGGTTTTCGTACCGGAAACCTGGCCTATCTCACCGATGCCAATAAAATATCCGGAAAAGAAAAAGAAAAACTCCATGGACTGGATTATTTCGTAGTAAACGGATTACGGAAAGAACCGCATATTTCCCACTTTTCACTACAGGAAGCTATTGATCTGATCCAGGAAATAAAACCGCGGAAAGCGTTCATTACCCACATCAGCCATCAGATGGGCTTTCATGACGAGGTGCAGGCTATGCTTCCGCCCAATATCTATCTGGCTTATGACCAGCTGGAAATAACTGCCTGATCATATTTTTCCGATACTTGGTATTAAAAAAAATTATATTGTATATTTGCTGATAAGAAAATTACGCGATTCTATTACTTTCAAAACTTAAAAAGATGAGCAAAAAAAAGAAATTCTGGCTTATTTTTATCGGAATCATCATTGTCGCTTCAGTGGCTTTTTTCTATTTTCGCTTTTTATTCGAATTTGGCGAAGGGGTAAAAGCCGGACAACTCAATTATGTGGTAAAAAAAGGATATATTTTCAAAACTTATGAAGGAAAACTGATCCAATCCGGGATATATTCACGCGAACCCGGCACTATCGGTTCCAATGAATTTGAGTTCTCGGTCAAAGATCCCAATATTGCCGATGAATTGATGCGGGCCGGAGGACGGTATGTTGAACTACGTTATAAAGAATACCTCGGAACCTTACCCTGGCGCGGATACAGTAAGTTTATAGTGAATGAGATCATCAATATCAAAGACATTCCGACTCCGATCCAGATCGAACCGGAACTGACTGCACCATTATAGCCTCCCGGCAGCACCGGATCA is a genomic window of Bacteroidales bacterium containing:
- a CDS encoding MBL fold metallo-hydrolase, yielding MQRPMDIYAEKRVQETLKQEFAYVFTDDKYPGIPEMTLHTISEKPFLVNNEIPITPIRAMHLELPVLGFRTGNLAYLTDANKISGKEKEKLHGLDYFVVNGLRKEPHISHFSLQEAIDLIQEIKPRKAFITHISHQMGFHDEVQAMLPPNIYLAYDQLEITA